In Marinomonas posidonica IVIA-Po-181, a single window of DNA contains:
- a CDS encoding Trm112 family protein produces MNKSLLDILVCPVTKSGLTLSKDGTELISKIGGMAYPIRDGIPVLLETEARTLTADERLDSGSSK; encoded by the coding sequence ATGAATAAATCATTATTAGATATTTTAGTCTGCCCAGTGACCAAATCTGGTTTGACTTTGAGCAAAGACGGCACGGAATTAATCAGTAAAATAGGCGGCATGGCTTACCCAATTCGCGATGGCATTCCGGTTTTATTGGAGACCGAAGCGCGTACTTTAACCGCAGATGAACGTTTGGATTCTGGTTCTTCGAAATGA